One window of Nicotiana tomentosiformis chromosome 11, ASM39032v3, whole genome shotgun sequence genomic DNA carries:
- the LOC104084525 gene encoding putative chloride channel-like protein CLC-g isoform X1, which produces MSLLISPAPNGLPVTAPAPETEADEESLTQPLLLNGLRRSASNTTSQVAIVGSNVCPIESLDYEISENDYFKQDWRRREKIQTLQYVFMKWMMCFFIGLLVGLVGFCNNLAVENIAGTKFVVTSNMMLARRYTTAFLVFASSNFGLTLFASLITAFIAPEAAGSGIPEVKAYLNGVDAPAIFSLRTLFVKIVGSISAVSGSLVIGKAGPMVHTGACIAALMGQGGSKKYGLNWKWLKYFKNDRDRRDLVTCGSAAGMAAAFRAPVGGLLFALEEMASWWRSALLWRAFFTTAVVAIVLRALIDVCLSGKCGLFGKGGLIMFDVTSANSAYHIWDVPPVLFLAVFGGICGSLYNFLQDRVLRIYNRINERGSAYKIVLALAISIFTSCLLFGLPWLASCRPCPSDTSEPCPTIGRNGNYKKFQCPPGHYNDLASLFFNTNDDAIKNLFSKDTDAEFHHLSMLIFFFTCFVLSIFSYGIVAPAGLFVPVIVTGAAYGRFIGMMFGSHSTLNHGLFAVLGSAALLGGSMRMTVSLCVIILELTNDLLLLPLMMLVLLISKTVADTFNGNIYDLIMRLKGFPYLECHAEPYLRQLAVCDVVTGPLQLFSGIEKVGNIVHVLKTTGHNGFPVVDEPPLSHSPVLFGLILRAHLVELLKKKAFIRDPVPAGSDAFNHFSADDFAKKGLDHGDRVENIQLTDEEMDMFIDLHPFCNTSPYTVVETMSLAKALVLFREVGLRHLLVIPKVSGRVPVVGIITRHDFMPEHVLSLHPSLAKSKWKRLRFKLPPSVKFF; this is translated from the exons ATGTCCCTACTCATCTCTCCAGCTCCCAATGGTTTACCGGTAACGGCGCCGGCGCCGGAGACGGAGGCAGACGAGGAGTCCCTCACTCAGCCACTACTGCTCAACGGCCTCCGTCGATCAGCATCCAACACCACTTCTCAGGTCGCCATCGTCGGCTCCAATGTCTGCCCAATCGAAAGCCTCGATTACGA AATCTCAGAGAATGATTATTTCAAGCAAGATTGGAGGAGGCGAGAGAAGATTCAGACATTGCAGTACGTATTCATGAAATGGATGATGTGCTTTTTTATTGGATTGCTTGTCGGCCTTGTTGGTTTCTGTAACAATCTTGCTGTTGAGAATATTGCTGGAACGAAATTTGTGGTTACCTCTAATATGATGCTAGCGAGAAG GTATACAACGGCTTTTCTTGTATTTGCATCTTCCAATTTCGGACTGACATTATTTGCCAGCCTAATTACCGCTTTTATCGCACCAGAGGCTGCTGGTTCAGGTATACCTGAAGTTAAGGCTTACTTGAATGGTGTAGATGCACCAGCAATATTTTCTCTGAGAACTTTGTTTGTCAAG ATTGTTGGCAGCATTTCTGCCGTATCAGGATCTCTTGTAATTGGAAAAGCAGGTCCCATGGTTCACACAGGTGCTTGCATTGCAGCACTAATGGGTCAAGGCGGTTCAAAGAAGTATGGATTGAATTGGAAATGGCTGAAGTATTTTAAAAATGATAGAGATCGACGAGATCTCGTAACATGTGGATCAGCTGCTGGGATGGCTGCTGCTTTTCGAGCTCCTGTTGGTGGTCTGTTGTTCGCTCTAGAAGAAATGGCATCTTG GTGGAGAAGTGCTCTCTTGTGGAGAGCCTTTTTCACTACGGCTGTGGTTGCAATTGTGCTTCGGGCTTTGATTGATGTTTGTTTGAGTGGCAAATGTGGACTCTTTGGTAAAGGAGGTCTCATAATGTTCGATGTCACGTCAGCTAATAGCGCATATCACATCTGGGATGTGCCTCCTGTTCTTTTTCTAGCAGTTTTTGGAGGCATATGCGGAAGTTTATACAACTTTTTACAGGATAGGGTTCTGCGGATTTATAACCGCATTAACGA GAGAGGATCTGCTTATAAAATAGTTCTAGCTCTTGCAATCTCCATCTTCACATCTTGTCTTCTATTTGGATTACCATGGTTGGCGTCTTGCCGCCCTTGCCCTTCAGATACATCAGAACCTTGCCCCACAATTGGACGGAATGGTAACTATAAGAAGTTTCAATGTCCTCCAGGTCACTACAATGATCTTGCCAGTCTATTTTTCAACACAAATGATGATGCAATCAAAAACCTTTTCAGCAAGGATACTGATGCTGAGTTTCACCATCTCTCGATGCTAATTTTCTTCTTCACCTGTTTTGTCCTGAGCATCTTTAGTTATGGTATAGTCGCACCGGCAGGTCTCTTTGTGCCTGTCATTGTGACAGGTGCTGCTTATGGTCGATTTATTGGGATGATGTTTGGTTCACACTCTACTCTTAACCATGGCCTGTTTGCTGTTTTAGGCTCAGCTGCCCTTCTTGGGGGTTCTATGAGAATGACAGTTTCGTTATGCGTAATTATCCTAGAGTTGACTAATGACCTCCTCTTGCTGCCTCTAATGATGCTAGTTCTTCTTATATCCAAAACTGTAGCTGATACATTTAATGGGAATATATATGATCTCATAATGAGGTTGAAGGGTTTCCCTTACTTGGAATGTCATGCTGAACCTTATTTGAGACAACTGGCAGTCTGTGATGTGGTCACAGGCCCACTCCAGCTCTTCAGTGGCATCGAGAAAGTTGGCAACATAGTTCATGTCCTCAAAACTACAGGACATAATGGCTTCCCGGTGGTGGATGAGCCCCCGCTTTCCCATTCACCAGTTCTATTTGGTTTGATACTTCGTGCACATCTCGTTGAATTGCTAAAGAAAAAAGCATTTATTCGAGATCCTGTACCTGCTGGATCCGATGCCTTTAACCACTTTTCAGCTGATGATTTTGCAAAGAAGGGTTTAGACCATGGAGACAGAGTGGAAAATATACAACTGACAGATGAAGAGATGGATATGTTTATAGATCTGCATCCTTTTTGTAACACTTCACCCTACACTGTTGTAGAGACTATGTCCTTGGCGAAGGCTCTTGTGCTCTTCCGGGAAGTTGGTTTAAGGCATCTGCTGGTAATACCCAAGGTTTCTGGG AGAGTACCTGTTGTGGGTATTATTACAAGGCATGATTTCATGCCAGAGCATGTGCTAAGCTTGCATCCATCCTTGGCTAAGAGCAAGTGGAAAAGATTAAGGTTCAAGTTACCTCCCTCGGTTAAATTCTTTTAG
- the LOC104084525 gene encoding putative chloride channel-like protein CLC-g isoform X2, with amino-acid sequence MSAQSKASITKNDYFKQDWRRREKIQTLQYVFMKWMMCFFIGLLVGLVGFCNNLAVENIAGTKFVVTSNMMLARRYTTAFLVFASSNFGLTLFASLITAFIAPEAAGSGIPEVKAYLNGVDAPAIFSLRTLFVKIVGSISAVSGSLVIGKAGPMVHTGACIAALMGQGGSKKYGLNWKWLKYFKNDRDRRDLVTCGSAAGMAAAFRAPVGGLLFALEEMASWWRSALLWRAFFTTAVVAIVLRALIDVCLSGKCGLFGKGGLIMFDVTSANSAYHIWDVPPVLFLAVFGGICGSLYNFLQDRVLRIYNRINERGSAYKIVLALAISIFTSCLLFGLPWLASCRPCPSDTSEPCPTIGRNGNYKKFQCPPGHYNDLASLFFNTNDDAIKNLFSKDTDAEFHHLSMLIFFFTCFVLSIFSYGIVAPAGLFVPVIVTGAAYGRFIGMMFGSHSTLNHGLFAVLGSAALLGGSMRMTVSLCVIILELTNDLLLLPLMMLVLLISKTVADTFNGNIYDLIMRLKGFPYLECHAEPYLRQLAVCDVVTGPLQLFSGIEKVGNIVHVLKTTGHNGFPVVDEPPLSHSPVLFGLILRAHLVELLKKKAFIRDPVPAGSDAFNHFSADDFAKKGLDHGDRVENIQLTDEEMDMFIDLHPFCNTSPYTVVETMSLAKALVLFREVGLRHLLVIPKVSGRVPVVGIITRHDFMPEHVLSLHPSLAKSKWKRLRFKLPPSVKFF; translated from the exons ATGTCTGCCCAATCGAAAGCCTCGATTACGA AGAATGATTATTTCAAGCAAGATTGGAGGAGGCGAGAGAAGATTCAGACATTGCAGTACGTATTCATGAAATGGATGATGTGCTTTTTTATTGGATTGCTTGTCGGCCTTGTTGGTTTCTGTAACAATCTTGCTGTTGAGAATATTGCTGGAACGAAATTTGTGGTTACCTCTAATATGATGCTAGCGAGAAG GTATACAACGGCTTTTCTTGTATTTGCATCTTCCAATTTCGGACTGACATTATTTGCCAGCCTAATTACCGCTTTTATCGCACCAGAGGCTGCTGGTTCAGGTATACCTGAAGTTAAGGCTTACTTGAATGGTGTAGATGCACCAGCAATATTTTCTCTGAGAACTTTGTTTGTCAAG ATTGTTGGCAGCATTTCTGCCGTATCAGGATCTCTTGTAATTGGAAAAGCAGGTCCCATGGTTCACACAGGTGCTTGCATTGCAGCACTAATGGGTCAAGGCGGTTCAAAGAAGTATGGATTGAATTGGAAATGGCTGAAGTATTTTAAAAATGATAGAGATCGACGAGATCTCGTAACATGTGGATCAGCTGCTGGGATGGCTGCTGCTTTTCGAGCTCCTGTTGGTGGTCTGTTGTTCGCTCTAGAAGAAATGGCATCTTG GTGGAGAAGTGCTCTCTTGTGGAGAGCCTTTTTCACTACGGCTGTGGTTGCAATTGTGCTTCGGGCTTTGATTGATGTTTGTTTGAGTGGCAAATGTGGACTCTTTGGTAAAGGAGGTCTCATAATGTTCGATGTCACGTCAGCTAATAGCGCATATCACATCTGGGATGTGCCTCCTGTTCTTTTTCTAGCAGTTTTTGGAGGCATATGCGGAAGTTTATACAACTTTTTACAGGATAGGGTTCTGCGGATTTATAACCGCATTAACGA GAGAGGATCTGCTTATAAAATAGTTCTAGCTCTTGCAATCTCCATCTTCACATCTTGTCTTCTATTTGGATTACCATGGTTGGCGTCTTGCCGCCCTTGCCCTTCAGATACATCAGAACCTTGCCCCACAATTGGACGGAATGGTAACTATAAGAAGTTTCAATGTCCTCCAGGTCACTACAATGATCTTGCCAGTCTATTTTTCAACACAAATGATGATGCAATCAAAAACCTTTTCAGCAAGGATACTGATGCTGAGTTTCACCATCTCTCGATGCTAATTTTCTTCTTCACCTGTTTTGTCCTGAGCATCTTTAGTTATGGTATAGTCGCACCGGCAGGTCTCTTTGTGCCTGTCATTGTGACAGGTGCTGCTTATGGTCGATTTATTGGGATGATGTTTGGTTCACACTCTACTCTTAACCATGGCCTGTTTGCTGTTTTAGGCTCAGCTGCCCTTCTTGGGGGTTCTATGAGAATGACAGTTTCGTTATGCGTAATTATCCTAGAGTTGACTAATGACCTCCTCTTGCTGCCTCTAATGATGCTAGTTCTTCTTATATCCAAAACTGTAGCTGATACATTTAATGGGAATATATATGATCTCATAATGAGGTTGAAGGGTTTCCCTTACTTGGAATGTCATGCTGAACCTTATTTGAGACAACTGGCAGTCTGTGATGTGGTCACAGGCCCACTCCAGCTCTTCAGTGGCATCGAGAAAGTTGGCAACATAGTTCATGTCCTCAAAACTACAGGACATAATGGCTTCCCGGTGGTGGATGAGCCCCCGCTTTCCCATTCACCAGTTCTATTTGGTTTGATACTTCGTGCACATCTCGTTGAATTGCTAAAGAAAAAAGCATTTATTCGAGATCCTGTACCTGCTGGATCCGATGCCTTTAACCACTTTTCAGCTGATGATTTTGCAAAGAAGGGTTTAGACCATGGAGACAGAGTGGAAAATATACAACTGACAGATGAAGAGATGGATATGTTTATAGATCTGCATCCTTTTTGTAACACTTCACCCTACACTGTTGTAGAGACTATGTCCTTGGCGAAGGCTCTTGTGCTCTTCCGGGAAGTTGGTTTAAGGCATCTGCTGGTAATACCCAAGGTTTCTGGG AGAGTACCTGTTGTGGGTATTATTACAAGGCATGATTTCATGCCAGAGCATGTGCTAAGCTTGCATCCATCCTTGGCTAAGAGCAAGTGGAAAAGATTAAGGTTCAAGTTACCTCCCTCGGTTAAATTCTTTTAG